GACAAGCAAAGAGGGCTCCTGGTTGATCCGGGGTTGCAAAAGAAACAGCAGCCATACTCACCCTCTCCCGGAGAGCGGTAACGGGATCATCGCTTCTTGTAATAACGAAAAAGCGGGTGTAGTTTCTCGGATTCGTCTCGATCCCCTTCTGGAGGATCTCCATGTTGTAGGTTTTTGCCGCCTCTTCTCCTGCAATAGCCGCACACTGCGGATCATTCATCTGAGAAACCTTGGCCACAGCCCCGGCGGTATCATAGAAAGGAACCCGCTCCATTTCAGGATGCCTGTCAAAAAATGCCGAGCACTGGGCAAGCCCCTGGGGATGACTAAAAACCTTACGAACGTCGGCGATATCCGCTCCTTTTTGTCCGATAAGGTTGTGGATGATCCTGACCTTCTGTTCCCCAACAATGGTGATATCGGGATACTGCTGCAGAAGATCGATATTTTCGTAGATGGTGCCGGCCAGGCTATTCTCAATCGGTACCACACCGAAACGAACCTGTCCGCTTAAAACCGTTTCGAAAACCGATCTGAAGGAAGGGCAGGGAAGCGTGGATGCCTCTTCCCCAAAATAACGCACAATGGCCCGTTCGCTGTAGGCCCCATGCATTCCCTGAAAAGCAATCTTTCCGGAAGATTTTCCGTTTACGGAAACAGTCGGCGATGCAATTGAGACCGGAACCCGTTCTATTTCTCGTTCTATGACAGGGCTCAGTGCCTGGAGGTCACGCATCAGCTTTTCAAATTGATCGGGAAGAAGGGACTGAGGGCCGTCGGAGAGGGCCTGTTCAGGATGGGGATGGACCTCCACCATAAGGCCGTCCGCCCCTGCGGCAACAGCGGCCAGAGCCATAGGATGGACCTTTTCCCTGAGCCCCGTGCCATGACTGGGATCGACCAGCACCGGCAGATGGCTCAATTTCTTAACGACGGGAATAGCAGAGAGGTCAAGGGTGTTTCTGGTATAAGTCTCAAAGGTCCTGATTCCCCGTTCACATAGAATCACATTATCGCTGCCGTGAGCCATAAGGTATTCCGCCGCCATCAGCCACTCTTCAATGGTGGCGGAAAGCCCCCGTTTCAGGATAACAGGCTTGCCCAGAGACCCGACCCGTTTCAGAAGCTCAAAATTCTGCATATTTCTGGCTCCGACCTGAAAAACATCGACATAATCGTTCATCAGGTCGGCGTAGTCGGTTCCCACAATCTCGGTCACAATCGGAAGGTCGTACTTTTCTCCCGCTTCCTTAAGGAGTTTCAACCCCTCTTCTCCAAGGCCCTGAAAGGAGTAGGGACTGGTTCGGGGTTTAAACGCCCCGCCGCGAAGCAAGACAGCCCCGCCTTCACGGACCGCCTGGGCGGCTTCCATAATCTGTTCACGAGACTCCACGGCACAAGGTCCGGCAATAACTACGACACGGTTACCGCCGATCCTGACCCGGCCTACCGGAACAATGGTATCCTGCTTTTTCAACTCACGACTTGCAAGCTTGTATGGTTTGCTTATCGGAATAACCCGGTCAACCCCAGGCAGCAGTTCGACTTCACGTTGATCGATCCGAGCTTTTCCAACAGCACCGAGGATGGTTTCCTCTTCACCGACGATCTCCCTCACCGAAAACCCTTTCCGGGAGAGAAACTGCCGGGCATGTTCTTTATTTTCGGGAGATATATTTTGTTTCAGTACGACAATCATAGAGAAACGCTATTTACTTCCCTTCCCTCTGTCAAGTACATAACGAACCTTCCCCGCCTCTTTCGCAGCACTCTTTCCGCGAAGATGGAGATGTTCAAATCGCTCATTGAGTTCTTCCTGATAATCAAGGATCCGTGATATATAGTCCAGGGTCATCTTGGGCGTCCCCCTTCCGGTGACCCTGCTTCTCCCGGCGTTATACATGGCAAGAGCGACCACTCGATTCTCGCCGACATCCAGACAGTAGCGCAGATAGTGCAAGCCTTCTTTGGCATTCGTCACCGGATCAAAAAACTGCTCTTCGGAAAGATGAGGGAAACTGTGACTGTTCAGCTGAAACAATCCCCTGTCGACGGAACCGGAATTACGGTTTACGGCGTCGGTTCGATAGCGACTTTCCACCCACGCAAGGGCAAAGGCAAGGGTGGGGGGGATATCGTTCTTCTCAGCTTCCTGCAGGACGATATCGGCGATGCGCTGAGAACCGGTTTCTGCGGTAAAAAAATCCTTCACTTGCTGATGAAACATCGGATTACCGTAAAGTGCAAGAACAATATCATCATCCGCCGCCACATCTATGGAATAAGACGTCTCATCCGCAGCACCGGAAACAGCTTCCACATCAACAAGATCGGCAGCCGGCTCCGGCGGCATCTCATTTCTGGAAACAATATGAGCACAGGTAAGGGTAATCGGTACCATCAGCAGAAAAAATGGAAACTTTCTGATGGTGGGCCTCCTTAAATCAATCTTCAAAGGTAACAAAA
This portion of the Sediminispirochaeta bajacaliforniensis DSM 16054 genome encodes:
- the aroF gene encoding 3-deoxy-7-phosphoheptulonate synthase — translated: MIVVLKQNISPENKEHARQFLSRKGFSVREIVGEEETILGAVGKARIDQREVELLPGVDRVIPISKPYKLASRELKKQDTIVPVGRVRIGGNRVVVIAGPCAVESREQIMEAAQAVREGGAVLLRGGAFKPRTSPYSFQGLGEEGLKLLKEAGEKYDLPIVTEIVGTDYADLMNDYVDVFQVGARNMQNFELLKRVGSLGKPVILKRGLSATIEEWLMAAEYLMAHGSDNVILCERGIRTFETYTRNTLDLSAIPVVKKLSHLPVLVDPSHGTGLREKVHPMALAAVAAGADGLMVEVHPHPEQALSDGPQSLLPDQFEKLMRDLQALSPVIEREIERVPVSIASPTVSVNGKSSGKIAFQGMHGAYSERAIVRYFGEEASTLPCPSFRSVFETVLSGQVRFGVVPIENSLAGTIYENIDLLQQYPDITIVGEQKVRIIHNLIGQKGADIADVRKVFSHPQGLAQCSAFFDRHPEMERVPFYDTAGAVAKVSQMNDPQCAAIAGEEAAKTYNMEILQKGIETNPRNYTRFFVITRSDDPVTALRERVSMAAVSFATPDQPGALFACLKVFADNGLNMKKLESRPIEGKPWQYRFFVALEVTDEEVLKKSLTALEPVSDDLRFLGVYESR
- a CDS encoding transglycosylase SLT domain-containing protein, with translation MKIDLRRPTIRKFPFFLLMVPITLTCAHIVSRNEMPPEPAADLVDVEAVSGAADETSYSIDVAADDDIVLALYGNPMFHQQVKDFFTAETGSQRIADIVLQEAEKNDIPPTLAFALAWVESRYRTDAVNRNSGSVDRGLFQLNSHSFPHLSEEQFFDPVTNAKEGLHYLRYCLDVGENRVVALAMYNAGRSRVTGRGTPKMTLDYISRILDYQEELNERFEHLHLRGKSAAKEAGKVRYVLDRGKGSK